The DNA window AGCTTGAAGCAATGACATAATTTTCCGTGTAAATATGATacagtatatatattaattatttgttataatattatcaaacAAAATGGTAATACTTCTATGAGTAGGACTACCTTCTTTTGTAAATGCATGGTTTTAATAGCCATTTACCTTCAGCAACCTTAGACCTCTTCTTCTCTAATTCTTCCTTCTTAGTTTCtacttcaatgaatttcTGTCTTCTCTCTAGTTTGGCCTTTCTTTCTTCGATAATATCTTGAGAtggtttgaaaaattcaaatcttgtGAACAtcttattatcattatcagtCTTTTTATGGAAAAATCctaataatttcaaagagtCCACGAATTCATCACCTTGACCATCAGAAAATCttgatttaatttctgAAATCCATAATTCACCTCTTGGAGCCAGGATTCTGTAAGCTTCTTTAATAAAATCTAGGAAATTGGTACCCATTAATGataaacaaaatataaCCACGGAACATGATTGATCTTCTAGAGGGACGTGACGAATATCTGCAACAGTAATTCTGTCATTAGCTTTTTTGAGATCAAAACTGTGAATTTCATAGCTAATCTTCCTATTTTTCCTTTGTTTAGCTCTTTgtctgaaaaattgatcaacTTTTAGCGCCAATTCAGCTTCACCGCAGCCCATGTCGGCGATCACCAgttttttatctttttgCAAACCTGGTAGACCACCTGGAGCATTTATTGGTTTCACTGAACGTGCTTTAAATTGTTCTATGAATACGTCTACTGGATTTGCTGGCCATGATTGAACTTGCGAACGGAATCCATCGTGATATTCATCGAATAATTGTGGTTGTTCCGAAATAAGCTTTAATGCGTCTTCTGAAGAAATCGTGTATAATTGTTCATTGATCCATCTAAACCTTGAACCAGTTAATTTTGCCAACATCTTTTGTTGCAATAAGGtaagatttttctttggttgAGCAGTAGATTCGGTTTTAACAGCTGTCGAAGTTACATTTGATGCAAGCTTCTGCTTCTTTCGCTTCGTAATCTTCTTTTCAGTTGTATTTGTGATTGAATTTTGCTCATCCTCAGCGTTTACTTGTTCATTACGCTGTTTCTTtgcatttttcttcttttgtttaTGTTTTTCCTTTGCAGGGTTGAGTTTTTTAGCCTCTTTAGCAACTTGATTGGTTTTAAGATTCCACCCCTCAACTTTGAACAGTTCCATTATAACGCTGTTACGTATTAGTTTAGAAGAGTTTGGTAAGCTGGGTTATTATTATAGCTCATCGCCAATTTATTATGCCtctactttttttttcttctcgATGGggacaaaatttttcaaatttcaaccCGGGTTAGTTGCTGTCGATGTCAGAGTATCAAAGAGTGAGACGAGACAATCAACTGtgatgatgaggaagacGAAAAGTACGATTAGTAACTATATAGCTTATATGAATTCTAGATGAATTAAGGATAAATTTTCGTCTTTAAGATCAATCCACCACTTTTTAATTGGAGAATCTTTCAtgattaattttaaattaattttaaaaatttcaattattgTTAAATGTGACATTGATTTATCGagattcaaattgtttttgatgaaatttatGTCTATAGTAAGTAAGTTACATTTTAAGTTTATAATGGTTCGAATTTTGGTGTTACAATATGTGTTTAAATCGAATAATGGttgcaaaagaagaatattattgaattgaattaattttaatgCTATCAATTTCtccaaaatcaaaatgaatTGTGCTGGATCCCACGGTTGAACCGATCGGTACAATTGCGATGTGGAAATTTCCACGAGATTGAGGGTAATCAATAGactaataaattttgatcttAAATTCTTACCAATAGGtataaaagaattgatcGTAAATGACATGTCGTTTTGTGTTATTAAATCATTTCGTAAATTATGTAAGATGGATTCCCTGTTATGattttcatcaatggaCCATGGGAATTGATCTAAATTTGTTCTATTAATCGTTGccaatttccaaaaattgatagTATCAATTAAAGAATGATTAAGTTCCATTGAAATTACATCAATTTCGTTAAATTGCAGATTCAAAGTACCAATAATGACGACATTAATTCCAATCAATTGATCCAACCGGAAAGACTTTAaggaattttttgaaattttacaatttATGGAATCTATCAGATTGAAGTTTGAATTATCgtcaattttaaaaatcaaatgatCCTGATTACGAATCCATTTCCATTTGtatgaaattaaaataccagaaattttgaatttattaatgGGGTGGTTCTTTATAAAGAATTGTAAAATACGGTTTTTATAATAAGTCGAacaaacaaattttgatctaTTATAA is part of the Kazachstania africana CBS 2517 chromosome 1, complete genome genome and encodes:
- the RRP8 gene encoding 25S rRNA (adenine645-N1)-methyltransferase (similar to Saccharomyces cerevisiae RRP8 (YDR083W); ancestral locus Anc_8.215) → MELFKVEGWNLKTNQVAKEAKKLNPAKEKHKQKKKNAKKQRNEQVNAEDEQNSITNTTEKKITKRKKQKLASNVTSTAVKTESTAQPKKNLTLLQQKMLAKLTGSRFRWINEQLYTISSEDALKLISEQPQLFDEYHDGFRSQVQSWPANPVDVFIEQFKARSVKPINAPGGLPGLQKDKKLVIADMGCGEAELALKVDQFFRQRAKQRKNRKISYEIHSFDLKKANDRITVADIRHVPLEDQSCSVVIFCLSLMGTNFLDFIKEAYRILAPRGELWISEIKSRFSDGQGDEFVDSLKLLGFFHKKTDNDNKMFTRFEFFKPSQDIIEERKAKLERRQKFIEVETKKEELEKKRSKVAEGKWLLKPCIYKRR
- the STN1 gene encoding Stn1p (similar to Saccharomyces cerevisiae STN1 (YDR082W); ancestral locus Anc_8.214), with the protein product MIQTNVVYHDNSENLDYYIDEIFASNQYYNNVPCLLIKHIMENYNRSKFVCSTYYKNRILQFFIKNHPINKFKISGILISYKWKWIRNQDHLIFKIDDNSNFNLIDSINCKISKNSLKSFRLDQLIGINVVIIGTLNLQFNEIDVISMELNHSLIDTINFWKLATINRTNLDQFPWSIDENHNRESILHNLRNDLITQNDMSFTINSFIPIGKNLRSKFISLLITLNLVEISTSQLYRSVQPWDPAQFILILEKLIALKLIQFNNILLLQPLFDLNTYCNTKIRTIINLKCNLLTIDINFIKNNLNLDKSMSHLTIIEIFKINLKLIMKDSPIKKWWIDLKDENLSLIHLEFI